Below is a window of Clavibacter michiganensis subsp. tessellarius DNA.
ACGTGCTGGACAGCGGATCCGCGAGGAAGTCGCCACGCCACAGGCTGACGACGCCGTACGCCTCCACCATCGCGACGAACGACACGGCGCCCAGCACGGCGCCGAGCGGCGGACGCGCGCGCGAGAGCCACACGCCGAGGAACGCAAGCATGCTCCATCCGCCCGCGGAGTTCGCGAACGACCGCAGCTCGTCGGGCAGCGCGCCCTGCGCCGGGCTGGTGAGGCCGCCGACCACGAGGCCCGTGACGAGGACGACGGCCGTCGCCGTGATCCCGCTGCGGAGCGTCTCGCGCTGCTGGGCGGAGGAGACGGAGGAGGCGGAGGCGCCGGGGCCGGTGGGGACGGTGCTGCTCATCTCCCGAGCGTCGCAGCCACGGCCCGCCCGGTCATCGCCCGCGCGGCCCATGCGCGTCCGCCGCGCGATGCAGAGCGCAGGCGCGGGAGGCCGGTCCCGGTCAGTCGCCGCCGAGCTCGTGCGCGGGTCGCCGGGGCTCGCTCTGCGGCGGCTCGGGCAGGAGGTGCAGGCCGGTCGCGGAGTTCGCGCTGTCCATCAGCACGTCGACCCAGGCCGGGTTGATCGCCGGGGGCCGGCTGCCGGAGAACCGGAAGTGCAGGGGGAGCTCGGGCGCGATCCAGACCGTGCTGCGCCCGTCGCCCTCGGCGGCCGGGTACTTCCACGAGAACGCGAAGCTCTCCTTCCGGCGGAGCTTGCCGAGCATCACGATCTGGAGGTGGGCGAGCGCGCGGTCGTCGATCGTGGTGCGCGTCGTCGCGTCGTAGATGAGCTGGCCCACTGCTCTCCCTCTCGGCTGGGTGCTGTGCGACACATTACGGCACCTGGGGAAAGTCGGGCGGATCGGGAGCGCGCGCACGTCCGGGAGGCGGACATCGCCAGCGCCGGAGATCGCGGGCGGACGCCCGACGGGCGTCAGAAGGCGAGCGCGGCCCGCACCCGCCGGGCGACCTCGCGCGGGGCGAGGCCGTCGGTCGCGACGACCGCCTCGGCGAGGCCCGCCCGCTCCTGCCGCGCGGCGAGATCGCGGAAGCGCGCCAGGTGCCAGTCGAGCGCGGCCGCGCGATCCGCGTCGTACCGGGACCGCAGCCGCGCCTCGACGACGGCGTCGGACGCGGTCAGGCGCACGCACCGCACGTCGACCCCGAGCGCCTCTCGGTACCGGTCGAGGTCGGCGCGCTCCGCGAGGACGCCGCTGACCACCAGCTGCCGCGGCCCCGCCGTCCGGTACGCGGCCCAGGTGGCGGCCATCGCGCGGGCCTCGACGAGCACGTTGTCCGGATCCCCCGGCGCCGTCGGCCACGACCGGTGGAACCCGTCCACGTCCATCAGCGCGAACGGCGTCCCCTCGGCGGCGAGCAGGTCGCCGAGGTGGTCGAGCACGGCGCTCTTGCCGACGCCGTAGGTGCCGTCGAGGAACACGGCGGGCGGGAGGGCGTCAGCCATTCGAGCAGGTCTCCTCCGAGGCGGTCTGGCCGGTCACGCCCTCGGGCAGCACGGCCGGCGCGGACGGGTCCGCGGAGGGCGCGGCACCCGTGTCGGGCGTCGGCGTGCTCGGCGCCCCGGCCGCGGGCTGCGGCGCGGCGACGCCCTCGCCGGTGCTCCCCGGCGCGAGGGTGAAGTCGGCGTCGGCCGCGATGAGGCGGATCATCTCGTCGCCCTTCGCGACGTCCTGCGCCACGCGCCCGCTCTCCAGCCGGATGCTCGGGTACTGCACGAAGGTGAACCGGTCGAGGGGGATGTCCTTGACCGTGAGGGCCAGCGACGCGATCGCGGCCGGGCTGTCGAGCGAGGTCGACAGCACCATGTTGTCGATGGCCGCGCGCGCGATCCCGTACACCTTGGCCGGGTTCGTGAGCGTGTCCGTCGCCGTGATGGTGCGCAGCAGCGCGCTGAGGAACACCTGCTGGTTGCTGATGCGGGAGATGTCGCTCTGGTCGCCCACCCCGTACCGCGTGCGGAGGAACTGGACGGCTTCGCGCCCCTGCAGCGGGTGGATCCCGGGCTGCAGGTCGAGGTCCGTCTTGCGGTCGCGCAGGCGGTTGGCGATGCAGACAGGCACCCCGCCCACGGCGTTCGACATCTCGACGACCCCGGTGAACTGGATCAGGCCGCCGTACGGGACCTCGAGGCCCGTGATCGCCTCGACGGCCCGGACGACGCACGGCAGACCGCCGTGCTTGAGCGCCACGTTGATCTGCTCTCCGGAGGCCGCGGGTTCCTCCGTGCCGTCCGGACGGGTGCACGCGGGCATGTCGACCAGCATGTCGCGCGGGAAGGAGACGACGGTCGCGCGCGTGTGGTCCTCGCTGATGTGGAGGAGCATCGTGACGTCGTTGAGGTTGCCCGTGTTCACGGTGGGGTCGGTGCCGTAGCCGTCGCCCTGGCCCTCGCGGGTGTCGCCGCCGACCAGCAGGACGTTCGCCCCGCCGTCGATCCCGCCGATGGACGGCGGCGGCGCCTGCCCGTCCCCGATGTCGACGGCGTTGTCCTGCACCGTCCGCGCGAGGTCCCACGCGGCGACCGCGGCGACGGATCCGGTGCTCACCACCGCGACGGCGGCCACGACGACGACCGCCAGCGCCGCCGTCCGCACGCCGCTCGGCCTCCGCAGCCGGCCGTGCCGGGCGATGCCGGGAGCGGTGCGCCGGTCGGGTCGCGTCTCGTGGGGCATGCGGGCTCCTCGGCGTCGGGCGTGCGGCCGTCCCGGGCGGATCGGCGGTGCCTGCCACGCTACGGACCGGGTCCCGGCGGCGGTTCCCCCGAGCGATGTAGATCCGCGCGCGTCGCCGCGACCCGTCGCCCCGCCCCTGCGCCCGTGCCCGTGCCCGTGCCCGTGCCCGGACGCGAGACGGCCCGACCCCCGCGAGGGGATCGGGCCGTCCGATGGAGCGAGCGGTGCCTAGGGCGCGAGCCGGTTCGGGCCGCGGAACAGGTACGTGACCTCGCGCAGGTTCGACTGGTGCAGCAGCAGCATCAGCACGCGGTTGAGGCCCATGCCGAAGCCGCCGTGCGGGGGCACGCCGTAGCGGAAGAAGTCGAGGTACGAGCCGAGCTCCTCGGGGTCGAGGCCCTTCTCGCGGGCCTGCGCCTCGAGCACCTCGACGCGGTGCTCGCGCTGGGCGCCCGTGGTGATCTCGACGCCGTTCCAGATGAGGTCGTAGCTGTTCGTGATCGACGGGTCCTCGGCGTTCCGCATGTGGTAGAACGGCCGGATCGACGACGGGTAGTCCGTGAGGAACACGAACTCGTGGCCGAACTCCTCCATCACGTGGGCGGCGATCTGGCGCTCGCCCTCGGGGTCGAGGTCGTCGTCGGCGCGGTCGATCACGTGGCCGCGCTTCGCGACGATGTCCTTGGCCTCCAGCAGCGGGATCCGCGGGAACGGGATGCTCGGCACGGTCACCTCCACGTCGAACAGCTCGCGGATCTCGTCGCCGTGCTTCTCCTTCACCGCGGTGAGCGCGGCGACGATGAGCTCCTCCTGGAGGCGCGCGACGTCCTCGTGGCTCTCGACCCAGCTGATCTCCGCGTCCACCGACGTGAACTCGGTCGCGTGGCGGGAGGTGAACGACGGGTCGGCGCGGAACGCCGGGCCGACCTCGAACATCTTGCCGAAGCCCGCGGACTGCGCCATCTGCTTGAAGAACTGCGGGCTCTGCGCGAGGTACGCGACGCCGTCGAAGTAGTCGACCTTGAACAGCTCGGCGTTCGACTCGGAGGGCGTGGCCATGAGCTTGGGGGAGAAGACCTCGATGAAGTCGTGCTCGACCCAGTAGGTGCGCAGCGCGTGCACGAGCGTGGTCTGCACGCGGAAGATCAGCGAGTTGCGGGGCGCGCGGAGGTCGATGAAGCGCCAGTCGAGGCGCTTGTCGATGGAGGAGTCGGCCGCGATGGGCGTCTCGGGGATGGCGGCGCCCGCGATCTCGATGCCGGACAGGCCGATCTCCAGGCCGCCGAGCTTGACGCGCTCGTCGTGCTTGAGCGTGCCGGTGGCGGTGAGGAACGTGCCTGCGGCGAGGCCCGAGATGGCGTCGGCGGTCGCGTCCTCGTCGCCCTGGCGCTTGTAGGTGAGCTGCACCGCGCCGGACTCGTCGCGGAGGATCACGAACTGGATCTTCTTCTGGTCCCGGACGGTCTCGACCCATCCGGAGACGGCCACGTCCCCGTCGTCGAGGGCGGCCAGGTTCTTGATGAGGGTGCGTGAGGTCACGGTCGTCGAGTCTATCCGCGCCGCTGTCGGACCGGTCGCCCCGCGGGCCGCCTAGCCTGGTGGGGACGGCGCCGCGCGCGCGGCCGCCGCACCCGGTGCAGGGGAGACGCCATGCAGATCGACCTCAACAGCGACCTCGCCGAGTCATTCGGCCGCTGGACCCTGGGCGACGACGACGCGATGCTCGCCATCGTCTCGAGCGCGAACGTGGCCTGCGGGTTCCACGCCGGGGATCCCCTCGTCATGCTGCACGCGCTCGAGCGCGCGGCCCGGGACGGCGTCGCGGTCGGGGCGCACGTCGCCTACCGCGACCTCGCGGGGTTCGGCCGCCGCGACCTCGACGCCTCGCCCGCCGAGCTCACGGGCGACGTGCTCTACCAGCTCGCGGCGATCAGCGGCATGGCCCGCACGGTCGGCGCGCGCGTCTCGTACGTCAAGCCGCACGGCGCGCTGTACAACCGCATCGCGCACGACCCCGTGCAGGCGCAGGCCGTCGTGGACGCCGTCGTCGCGCTGGATCCGACGCTCCCCGTGCTCGGGCTCCCCGGCTCCGAGATCCTCCGGCTCGCGGCGGACGCCGGGCTGCCGACGCGCGTCGAGGCCTTCGCCGACCGCGCCTACACGCCCGAGGGCGCGCTGGTCTCCCGGCGGCAGGAGGGCGCGGTGGTCCACGACCCGGCCGAGGTCGCGGCGCGCTCGGTGCGCATGGCGACGGAGGGCACGGTCGTGGCGGTCGACGGATCCGTCGTGCGGCTCGACCCCGACTCCATCTGCCTGCACAGCGACACCCCCGGCGCCGTGGGCCTCGCCCGGGCCGTGCGCGCGGCCCTCGAGGAGGCGGGCGTCGAGATCCGCCCGGTGCCCGACGCGGACGAGCGCTCCCTCCCGGCCCGCGACCGGCGCGCCCTGTGACGCTCCGGCTCCTGCCGTGCGGCGACGCCGCCGTGATGCTCGACCTCGACTCCCTCGACGAGGTCCTCCGCCTGCAGCCCGTGCTCGACGCGACCCGGCCGCGCGGCGTCGTCGACGTGGTGCCGGGCGCGCGCAGCATCCTCGTCACGGTGGATCCGCGCGTGCTCCCGCTCGCCGCCGCGCGCTCCTGGGCGCTCGCCGCCACGCCCGAGTCGGAGGCGGGCGCCCGCGGCGGCGCCCCCGTCGAGATCGAGGTGGTCTACGACGGCGAGGACCTGGCCGACGTCGCCGCGCTCCTCGGCGTCGACGCGCGCGAGGTCGTCGCGCGGCACACGGCCGGCACCTGGACGGTCGCGTTCGGCGGCTTCGCGCCCGGATTCGGGTACCTCGCCGGGGTGCCCGGCCTCGAGGTGCCGCGCCGCACGTCGCCGCGGCCGCGCGTCCCGGCGGGCGCCGTCGCGCTCGCGGGCGAGTTCAGCGGCATCTACCCGCGCGCCTCCCCGGGCGGCTGGCAGCTCATCGGCACGACGCGGGCGGTGCTGTGGGATCCCGAGCGCGAGCCGGCGGCGCTCCTGCAGCCCGGATCGTCCGTGCGCTTCCGCGAGGTGGGCGCGTGACCGGGCCCGCGCCGCTCGACCCGGCGCCCGCCCGCCGAGGACGCCGCGCCACGGCCGCCGCCGCGCCCGCGCTCGTCGTCGAGCGCACCGGCCCGCTGATGCTCGTGCAGGACGCCGGCCGCCCCGGCCACGGCGGCATCGGCGTCTCGCCCTCCGGCGCCCTGGATCCCCGGGCCCTCGCCGACGCCAACCTCCTCGTCGGCAACGCGCCCGGTGCCGCGGGCCTCGAGATCGTGCTCGGCGGCGCCGTGCTGCGCGCGACCGCCGCCGTGTGGGTGGCCGTGACGGGAGCCGTCGGCCCGCTCACGCGCACGGTGGGCCGCGCGGCGCGCCCCGCGCCCTACGCCCGGGCGATGCTGCTCGACGCGGGCGACGTGCTCGAGGTCGGCACGGCCGAGCGCGGCATCCGCTGGTACCTCGCCGTACGCGGCGGAGTGGACGTGCCGCCCGTGCTCGGATCGCGCGCCACCGACCTGCTCTCCCGCGTGGGACCCGCGCCGGTGGCGGTCGGCGACGCGCTGCCCGTGGGATCCGCCGTCGCGGGCCCCGTCCCGCCCGTCGACTCCCTGGCCGTCTCGGCGCCCGCCGACGGCGAGGTGGTCCTCCGCGTCGCGCCGGGCCCGCGTCTCGACTGGTTCGTCGACGGATCCTGGGACGCCCTCCTCGACGGCACGTGGGAGGTCACGGCCGAGGCCGACCGCGTGGGCGTCCGCCTCGACGGCCGACCCCTCGAGCGGCGGGTCGCCGGCGAGCTCCCCAGCGAGGGCGTCGTCACGGGCGCGCTCCAGGTCCCGCCCTCGGGCCGTCCGATCCTGTTCCTCGCCGACCACCCCATGACGGGCGGCTATCCGGTGATCGGCGTGGTCGCGCGCGACGACGTCCGGCTGGCGGCGCAGCTGCGCCCCGGCCAGCGCATCCGTCTCGTGTGAGCGGACGCGCCGACCGGGGCGCGGGTGGGGCGGCGGAGCGCGCGTGGATCAGTAGCCGTAGGTGCCGTACCGCTGCATGACGCCCACGAAGGCCTCCAGCCACTTCACGGCGCCGACCAGGAGCACGAGGAAGGTCAGGGCGGCCCAGACCCAGATCGGGGACAGCGCGCGGCCCGGCGAGCCCTCGATGCGGCGCCGGACGATGACGGACCGGCCGATCACGTAGACGCCGCTGCCGAGGAAGGTCCACGCCCAGTGGAAGGGGCGGACGATGCCGCGTCGCCCGAGGTCGCGCCAGTCGAGGTAGGCGATCAGGACGCCGACGCCGTAGACGAGGAAGCTCACGAGCTGCAGCACCACCATGCCGAGGTCGGGCATGATCGGCCCGCGGTCGTACGGCGACGCGGGGATGGCGCTGCGGAAGTCGGCGCTCGACGCGAGGATCAGGGAGACCACCGGCAGCGCCGCCAGCACCCAGATCGCCCAGGTCCACGGCGACGTGCCCGCGGGCACCTTCGGCGGCGGGGTCGGGGCGCCGTAGCCGGCCGGGGAGTAGGGCTGCTGGGCGTACGGCTGCTGCGAGCGGGGCTGCTGGGCGTAGGGCTGCTGCGAGTACGGCTGCTGCGCGTACGCGGGCGGCGACGCGACCGGCGGCACGTGCGCCGTGGCCGGCGCGGTCGCGGCGTCCGCGGCCCGCTCCCCGGATCCGGACGCGGTCTCCGACGCCGACGCGCCCGCGCCCGCCGTCGGCGCGTCCGTCAGGTGGTCGGTCCAGCGGGTGCCGTCCCACCAGCGCAGGCGGTCGGATCCGGCGGGGTCCGCGTACCAGCCCGCGGGCGTGGAGGGTGTTCCGGTCGAATCAGTCACGAGGTGCTCCTAGGAGAGAGGTGCGGGATGCCGTCGGGCGTCGACGCGCGCGGGCGATGGCGCCGGAGGTCAGACTACCGACGCCCGTCGGGCGTCGCACCGACCCGCGCGGCCCCCGTCCCGGACGCGTCGAGCCGCCGGGCGAGGTAGGGCGCGGTGCGGCTCCCGGCCGTGTCGGCGACCTCGCGCGGGGTGCCCTGCGCGACGATGCGGCCGCCCTGGTCGCCGCCGGACGGCCCGAGGTCGATCACGCGGTCGGCGTCCGCCACGACGTCCATCTCGTGCTCCACGACGACGACCGTGTTGCCCGCGTCGACGAGCCCCTGCAGCTGGCGGAGGAGCAGCACGACGTCCGCCGGGTGCAGCCCGGTCGTCGGCTCGTCGAGCAGGTAGAGGGTGTGGCCGCGTGGGGCGCGCTGCAGCTCGGTGGCCAGCTTGATCCGCTGGGCCTCGCCGCCCGACAGCTCCGTCGCGGGCTGGCCGAGCCGCAGGTAGCCGAGGCCCACGTCGCGGAGCGTCGCGAGCGCGCGGGCGGCGAGCGGCACGTCGGCGAGGAAGCCGTGCGCCTCGTCCACCGTCATGGCGAGCACGTCCGCGATCGAGCGTCCGTGGTACTCGATCTCCAGGGTCGCCGGCTCGTACCGGGCGCCGTGGCACGTGGGGCACGGTCCGTACGAGCCGGGCAGGAAGAGGAGCTCGACGGTCACGGACCCCTCCCCCTGGCAGGTCTCGCACCGCCCGCCCGCGACGTTGAAGGAGAACCGGCCGGCGCCGTATCCGCGCGCCCGCGCCTCGTCCGTCGCCGCGTAGGTGCGCCGCACCGCGTCGAACAGGCCCGTGTAGGTGGCGAGCGTCGAGCGCGGCGTGCGGCCGATGGGGCGCTGGTCGACCGCGACGAGCCGGTCCACGGCCTCCGCGCCCTCGACCCGGGCGATGCGCGCGGGCCCCGAGGCGTCGTCGGCGGGCTCGCCGTCGCCCGCGTCCCCGGGCTCGACCACGACGCGGTCGGGTGCGAGCGACGCCCGCAGCAGGTCCGGCAGCACGCGGCTCACGAGCGTCGACTTCCCGGATCCCGAGACGCCCGTCACCGCCACCATCACGCCGAGCGGGATCTCGATGTCGAGGTCGACGAGGTTGTGCAGCGTCACGCCCGTGGCGCGGATGCTGCCGACGGGCGTCCGCGGCGTCCGCTCGACGCGCGCCGGCGCGAGGTCGGGGAAGAGGTGCGGCCGCGTCGCCGATCCCTCCACCTCGCGGAGGCCCTCGACGGGACCGCTGTAGACGACGGATCCGCCGGCCTGCCCCGCGCCCGGCCCCACGTCCACGATCCAGTCGGCCCGCCGCACGACGTCCATGTCGTGCTCCACCACGAACACCGAGTTGCCGGAGTCGCGCAGCTGCTCGAGCACCTCGAGGAGCGGCTCGGCGTCGGCGGGATGCAGCCCCGCGGACGGCTCGTCGAGCACGTAGACGACGCCGAACAGCCCGGACCGCAGCTGCGTCGCGAGCCGCAGCCGCTGCATCTCGCCGGGCGACAGCGTCGTGGTCACGCGCCCGAGGCTCAGGTAGCCGAGCCCGAGGTCCACGAGCACGGCGAGGCGCGCGACGAGGTCGGTCGTGATCGTCACGGCCACGTCGCCCATGCCGTCCGTCGGCGCGATGGCCGCGGCGAGGTCCGCGAGCGTGAGCGCGTTGAGCTGCTGGATGCTGCGGCCGGCGAAGGTCACGGCCAGCGCCTCGGGCGTCAGCCCGCTGCCGCCGCACCGCTCGCACGTGCCGGAGACCA
It encodes the following:
- a CDS encoding DUF6518 family protein, with the protein product MSSTVPTGPGASASSVSSAQQRETLRSGITATAVVLVTGLVVGGLTSPAQGALPDELRSFANSAGGWSMLAFLGVWLSRARPPLGAVLGAVSFVAMVEAYGVVSLWRGDFLADPLSSTWIPVGLVAGPVIGLGAALVRHGSRGWAIAAVAGLALILAAEGVYGLALLGATTSPVYWTIELVAGAGFLATAVLRGPGTRPA
- a CDS encoding ATP-dependent DNA ligase, with translation MGQLIYDATTRTTIDDRALAHLQIVMLGKLRRKESFAFSWKYPAAEGDGRSTVWIAPELPLHFRFSGSRPPAINPAWVDVLMDSANSATGLHLLPEPPQSEPRRPAHELGGD
- a CDS encoding AAA family ATPase, producing MADALPPAVFLDGTYGVGKSAVLDHLGDLLAAEGTPFALMDVDGFHRSWPTAPGDPDNVLVEARAMAATWAAYRTAGPRQLVVSGVLAERADLDRYREALGVDVRCVRLTASDAVVEARLRSRYDADRAAALDWHLARFRDLAARQERAGLAEAVVATDGLAPREVARRVRAALAF
- a CDS encoding LCP family protein, translated to MPHETRPDRRTAPGIARHGRLRRPSGVRTAALAVVVVAAVAVVSTGSVAAVAAWDLARTVQDNAVDIGDGQAPPPSIGGIDGGANVLLVGGDTREGQGDGYGTDPTVNTGNLNDVTMLLHISEDHTRATVVSFPRDMLVDMPACTRPDGTEEPAASGEQINVALKHGGLPCVVRAVEAITGLEVPYGGLIQFTGVVEMSNAVGGVPVCIANRLRDRKTDLDLQPGIHPLQGREAVQFLRTRYGVGDQSDISRISNQQVFLSALLRTITATDTLTNPAKVYGIARAAIDNMVLSTSLDSPAAIASLALTVKDIPLDRFTFVQYPSIRLESGRVAQDVAKGDEMIRLIAADADFTLAPGSTGEGVAAPQPAAGAPSTPTPDTGAAPSADPSAPAVLPEGVTGQTASEETCSNG
- the aspS gene encoding aspartate--tRNA(Asn) ligase; translated protein: MTSRTLIKNLAALDDGDVAVSGWVETVRDQKKIQFVILRDESGAVQLTYKRQGDEDATADAISGLAAGTFLTATGTLKHDERVKLGGLEIGLSGIEIAGAAIPETPIAADSSIDKRLDWRFIDLRAPRNSLIFRVQTTLVHALRTYWVEHDFIEVFSPKLMATPSESNAELFKVDYFDGVAYLAQSPQFFKQMAQSAGFGKMFEVGPAFRADPSFTSRHATEFTSVDAEISWVESHEDVARLQEELIVAALTAVKEKHGDEIRELFDVEVTVPSIPFPRIPLLEAKDIVAKRGHVIDRADDDLDPEGERQIAAHVMEEFGHEFVFLTDYPSSIRPFYHMRNAEDPSITNSYDLIWNGVEITTGAQREHRVEVLEAQAREKGLDPEELGSYLDFFRYGVPPHGGFGMGLNRVLMLLLHQSNLREVTYLFRGPNRLAP
- a CDS encoding LamB/YcsF family protein, with product MQIDLNSDLAESFGRWTLGDDDAMLAIVSSANVACGFHAGDPLVMLHALERAARDGVAVGAHVAYRDLAGFGRRDLDASPAELTGDVLYQLAAISGMARTVGARVSYVKPHGALYNRIAHDPVQAQAVVDAVVALDPTLPVLGLPGSEILRLAADAGLPTRVEAFADRAYTPEGALVSRRQEGAVVHDPAEVAARSVRMATEGTVVAVDGSVVRLDPDSICLHSDTPGAVGLARAVRAALEEAGVEIRPVPDADERSLPARDRRAL
- a CDS encoding 5-oxoprolinase subunit B family protein → MTLRLLPCGDAAVMLDLDSLDEVLRLQPVLDATRPRGVVDVVPGARSILVTVDPRVLPLAAARSWALAATPESEAGARGGAPVEIEVVYDGEDLADVAALLGVDAREVVARHTAGTWTVAFGGFAPGFGYLAGVPGLEVPRRTSPRPRVPAGAVALAGEFSGIYPRASPGGWQLIGTTRAVLWDPEREPAALLQPGSSVRFREVGA
- a CDS encoding biotin-dependent carboxyltransferase family protein, with the protein product MTGPAPLDPAPARRGRRATAAAAPALVVERTGPLMLVQDAGRPGHGGIGVSPSGALDPRALADANLLVGNAPGAAGLEIVLGGAVLRATAAVWVAVTGAVGPLTRTVGRAARPAPYARAMLLDAGDVLEVGTAERGIRWYLAVRGGVDVPPVLGSRATDLLSRVGPAPVAVGDALPVGSAVAGPVPPVDSLAVSAPADGEVVLRVAPGPRLDWFVDGSWDALLDGTWEVTAEADRVGVRLDGRPLERRVAGELPSEGVVTGALQVPPSGRPILFLADHPMTGGYPVIGVVARDDVRLAAQLRPGQRIRLV
- a CDS encoding DUF2510 domain-containing protein, which encodes MTDSTGTPSTPAGWYADPAGSDRLRWWDGTRWTDHLTDAPTAGAGASASETASGSGERAADAATAPATAHVPPVASPPAYAQQPYSQQPYAQQPRSQQPYAQQPYSPAGYGAPTPPPKVPAGTSPWTWAIWVLAALPVVSLILASSADFRSAIPASPYDRGPIMPDLGMVVLQLVSFLVYGVGVLIAYLDWRDLGRRGIVRPFHWAWTFLGSGVYVIGRSVIVRRRIEGSPGRALSPIWVWAALTFLVLLVGAVKWLEAFVGVMQRYGTYGY
- a CDS encoding excinuclease ABC subunit UvrA; amino-acid sequence: MPSSEIRPPASAADDRSDGFVRVRGASENTLRDVDVDIPRDRIVAFTGVSGSGKSSLAFGTVYAEAQRRFFESVAPYARRLIRQEQTPHVESITGLPPAVALQQRRGAPSTRSTVGTVTTLSNSLRMLMSRAGAYPAGQGRLDSDAFSPNTAAGACPVCHGLGVAHTVTEASLVPDPSLSIRDGAIAAWPGAWQGKNLRDIAIALGYDVDVPWRELPQERRDWILFTEEQPVVQITPQRDRVAKPYNGRFWSARSYVLHTLADSSSPRLREAALAHMVSGTCERCGGSGLTPEALAVTFAGRSIQQLNALTLADLAAAIAPTDGMGDVAVTITTDLVARLAVLVDLGLGYLSLGRVTTTLSPGEMQRLRLATQLRSGLFGVVYVLDEPSAGLHPADAEPLLEVLEQLRDSGNSVFVVEHDMDVVRRADWIVDVGPGAGQAGGSVVYSGPVEGLREVEGSATRPHLFPDLAPARVERTPRTPVGSIRATGVTLHNLVDLDIEIPLGVMVAVTGVSGSGKSTLVSRVLPDLLRASLAPDRVVVEPGDAGDGEPADDASGPARIARVEGAEAVDRLVAVDQRPIGRTPRSTLATYTGLFDAVRRTYAATDEARARGYGAGRFSFNVAGGRCETCQGEGSVTVELLFLPGSYGPCPTCHGARYEPATLEIEYHGRSIADVLAMTVDEAHGFLADVPLAARALATLRDVGLGYLRLGQPATELSGGEAQRIKLATELQRAPRGHTLYLLDEPTTGLHPADVVLLLRQLQGLVDAGNTVVVVEHEMDVVADADRVIDLGPSGGDQGGRIVAQGTPREVADTAGSRTAPYLARRLDASGTGAARVGATPDGRR